The sequence below is a genomic window from Brettanomyces bruxellensis chromosome 9, complete sequence.
CGAGAGCAAGATCTAGCACACCAAAATCAAGATCTAGTTCTAAACCAAAGTCAAAAGCAACACCAAAAGTTGAATCGAGCTCTGAATCACAATCTGAGGAATCCGAGGAATCTGATGATTGGGGTGAGGATATAGTGAATGTGGACTCGGGAATAGTGGATGTAAAAACCATACCAAGTTCTGTGGTGCTTTCCAAAGAAGCTAACAATGCAAAAAAGGTGTACTCCAAGTTGAGAGCGAAAATTCAGGCTATTGTGTTGGGACCACTAGATGAGGGAgggaaaaagagcaagGTGGGTAAAGAGAAGGAGGATGGAGAAAAGGAggatggaaaaaaggatgatgaagaaaaggatgatggagaagaagataatggggaaaaggatgatggggaagaagaagatggagaaaagaatgatggagaaaagaatgataaaGAGAATGCAAAACCAAAAATTGACTACAAGCAGAAAATTAGCCTGTTGAACCCGTTGGTGGATGAAGCCGTGAATTATAATCCACCACTAATATCAGCATTGCGGTCCACAAATCTTTATAGAGTACTTATAATCATATTGAAGAAGCCAGAGTATCAGAATGCACGGTTTAGCAAAAAGCTTCGGAAATTCTTGAAGGAAACCTTGGATGTTGAAGTTTCTGTGGATAAACATTGGGGAGATTCTTGGACTAAGGAAATGGATgataaggaagagaaagaatatagaaaaaagcagacaGAAGAGAAAGCTAAAAGAGAACGTGAGAGAGCCGAAGCtcgaaaagaagcaaaagagTAGAGAAGAGTCTGTTGTGGTGGAGGAAGCAGAATAGAATGTGTAATGGATATTAGAAATCTGTACAAATAATTGGATAGTTATACTAAATATTCCGGATAACTGCGAAATATAATTAGGAAAGGGAGTACGTGTGATCTCCTTGAGTTTTTTTAGCGTTTCTAGTGTTTTTGGTGCATCGAGTACTTCTCGTGTTTCTAGTGATACTAATGTTTCTAGTGATACTAATGTTTCTAAGTGTTTCTGGTTTCCCACATGCCTTTAAGTCCTTTGAAAATTATGTCTGTCGTATACTTATaggaaataatttaggcCTGGggcagcttttttttgctagGTAATGTCTCAAACGGAATAGTGCGAAAAAATTAGCCGAATAGAATGGAAAATGGAATATTAGTCTgacaataaaataaaataaaaataaaacagcGAAGCCACAATGCCGGATTTTGCGAGATTCGATCGGATGAATTCGTTTCAGTGCACATCCACAATTTATGTTGAAGTTGCGTCCAAATTTGACATTTATACAGCATCATTTGATCGGAAGAAACCGAATATACATTGCATTTGTAGGAATATTGGAATCAGCGGCAGGAAACGGAACAGTTTCGTAGTTCTAGCATATGATGATAGCGGAAGACAATTTGTCGATTACAGATTCAGAATCAGCCGTTTCAGGCAGTGACGACAATGAGGTTCAACCCTTTCTTTCGAATGATTCAAGGTTCGAATCCCAGGCTGTGAATGCACAAGGATCAGCGGAACTTACAAAAGTGACATCAACATCTCTTGCAGGAATAGTGGCTGAAGATGTGTTGGATACTGTTAGCAGGCATAGTCGTAAGGATGGTGCCTTTTCAGCTGGTGAATATGGGTCGATAGCTCATCGGATAAGCAGCCAAGCAAGTGACCAATTAGGTGAGGCGTCTAATCTGAGCCAGGATGACACTCAGGATGCAAATGGTGGATATCTCGTGCCAAAAGCACAACTTACAGTAATTTTGGGATCTGTGTTTTCGTTGATCTTTCTTGCAGCACTAGATTCGACGATTCTTTCGACATTGGTGGCGGATATTGCGAGCGATTTGGATGCCATACCGTACATTTCGTGGATTACGACGGCATATTTGCTCTCTACGTCGATCGTCCAGCCGATGGGTCGATTATCGGATATTTTCGGCCGCAAGCCAATGCTTCAAGGTTGCATCTTGGTTTTCACAGTTGGGTGTTTGCAGTGTGCAACCGCCAAGACCACCACCTCGTTTGTGATTGGTCGGTTCTTGTCTGGCTTTGCCGGCGGCTTAAACACGCTTGGAACAATCATAATGAGCGATCTGATTCCATTGAGGAAAAGAGGTGTATTTCAAGGTCTTGGAAACACTTTCTATGCTTTGGGATCTGCAGTCGGCGGTACTGTAGGTGGCTGGATTGCACATCGCTTTGGATGGAGGCTTGCATTCTGGTTCCAGGTTCCCATAGGTGTGTCGTGTTTTGCTCTAATTGCATACAGTTTGCATCTTCCGAAACTTGTCAAGAGCAATCCAGAGGCCAATGTGATCGCCCAGTCCTCACTAGCTGAGAAATTCACACATGTGGACGTTTCAGGAATCGTCTCACTCTCGCTaatgctttctcttttcatcGTCTTGACCTCCTTCACCTTTGAATCGGCTTTTTCCGTTGCTATAGTTGCCGTCCTCTTCCTTGCATCTCTTACAGCCTTCATCCACTTTGAGACAACTGTCAAAGAGCCAATTGTCCCAATCCGGCTTCTCAAGGACCGGTCGGTGCTTGGTTCGTCACTCTCTAACTGGTTTGGCACTATGTACATTTACGTTATTTTATACTACTACCCGATCTATCTCTCTACGGTTTCCGGGCTCAACTCGGAGGAAATCGGCTGGAGAATGGTTCCCATGATTGTTATGGGTTCTATTGCCTCGGTTGGATCTGGTTTCTACATGAAGTGGACTGGCAAATACTGGAATTTCAGTATGATAGTCAACGCAATTGGATCTTTGGGCTTGGTTTGGCTTCTTGCCCGTACATATCCGTTTGGCTTGAAAACTAAACCCACTACTATTGAGCAGTATCTCTTGAATGTGATCCCAGAGATGTCCTACTCGTCTTTGCTCACTGTGACTCTATTGGCGCTTATTGCTGCAGTTCCACTTGATTTTCAGTCTTCTGTTACCTCTATTCAGTATGCTTTTAGGGGAATTGGCTCTGTTTTGGGCACTTCTTTGGGGTCTCAGATTTTCACGCTTGTTCTTTCTCACCAGATGGTTGCTAAATTGACACTTAGCAAACCTTCTGATGTGTCTGAACGCCAATTGGCCAAAGTCATCAATAGGGCTCTCCACAATTCTCAATATATAAGATCTGGTGCGCCTCAATGGGGTGTAAATGCCATGATTGAGTCTTACGGCATTGGATGTTGGTATTCTTACGTTTTTGCCACTTCTGTCTCGGTCCTCTGCTTGGTTTCTGTTGCCATGATTAAGGAATATAAGCTCTACAGTACCGTGAAAAGAACTAACTGAAAGCATTTTAATACACGAATACGCAATCATTTGGAAGAATCCATAATGTTGGTACTTTTTCTATgaacaattttcttttgacagCTGGCTGCTGTGGATGAAAAGAGTACTTTGATTAGAACGAAAGAACCAGTCTAAACGAAAGGCCCAATTCAAACAGTTGAATTTCGTCCCGACGATCTGGAACAATGCATTGGCGCGGTTTGGCCCATCTGCATCTGGCGGAATTAGCGGAggttgagaaaaaaaaaaatcaggaaaattatatattgtAATAATATCGGGAAAACGAATTTTCAATGAGTAgaataaaatttgaatttaatTAAACCAGAGCATCATGCCCATCCCATTGTATCTGTGCATCCGATAATCTTATTATTATCCATTCGGGATGATGGGcttttcatatatatatacaatttttttttaatatttcactttctttttttctctttctgatCGTATTGCTCTCATATATGTCAGGATACTGGTAACTTAGCatcttatttatattatcGGCATATCAGCAGGCACACTCTCTTGTTGCTCCCGACAGAACTGTGCTTTAAGCAACTTTATTACTCAGGGCAAAGGTTATCGGTTCATATCGGTTCTTTCGGAAACAGGATTTaatctttcattttattatatttgcAAGTGATTTATTTTGCCacttttcatcatatttcGTTACTTACTGTGTTATTTATGCGAATTTCACTGCATTGAACGAACgctttttatttaagcCCAACTTACAAGTCATAGTTATAATTATTCAAGTTGGTTGTCAGCTTATCAGCATTGGATTTTTCGCATATATCGGCTTCACAACTATTACTAGTTCGGCTGCCATTTTAGAATTTAGCACTTAGTAAACATACAGATGACtacaaaatataaaacGCATATATTAGTTGGTGGAATGACGTGTTCGGCCTGCACGAATTCGGTCACAAATGCTCTTCAATCAGTAGAAGGTGTTGATAGTGCAGAGGTGTCGTTAATGACGGAAGATGCCGTCGTGGTGCATACCAGTTTGGTAAAACCAGAAGTTTTAAAGGATGCTGTCGAAGATGTTGGCTTTGAGGCCACACTGGTGAAAACAGAGGAGttggaagatgaaaagtcgcatttttcaaatgaagatgaCAACAGCAATCTCAAGACTTCGCTTACCATAGGTGGAATGATGTGCAGCGCGTGTGTCAACACGATAACCAAGGCATTGAAAGACGTGGAAGGTGTTAAATCAGTGAATGTGTCACTAATAACGGAAGAAGCCGTAGTTGAGCATACGCAAGAAGTCAAGCCAGAAAATTTGGCTTCTGTGGTTGAAGATGTTGGTTTTGAGGCCACTGTTAAAAGCACTGCATCTGAGAATGAAACTTCAGCACACAATCATAATGCTTCGGTTGATAAGCAATCAGTTACCATCCAGGTTTTTGGCATGACCTGCTCAAATTGCTCAAATATCATCGAAAAGCAGGTTTCTCAACTTCCCGGAGTTATATCGTGCACTGTTTCGCTTTCCACAAATGAGGCCTACATAGAATTTAAGCCGTCACTCACAGGAATCAGAAATATAGTGGACACAATTGAAGACTGTGGTTTTGATGTCAACATAGACAATGGTGTTGATAAAAGTACGCAGTTGGAGTTGCTTTCCAAGGTGAAAGATATTCAATACTGGAAGAATAACTTCTTTAAGCTTCTTCTATTTGGTGTCCCCATAATCTTTCTTGAAACGATTTTCCCACTAATTAGAAGCAAGTGCCACATGCAGCTGAATATCGGCCACGGATTGTACTTGGATGTGCTTGTGGAGTTCATCTTGGGAACATACGTGCAGTTTTGGCTTGGAAGAAGGTTTTACATCAACTCTTATAAAGCATTCAAGCACGGATCTGGAACCATGGATACACTCATTTGCACATCGACCTCGATCGtctatatatattctgTATTCATCATAATCCAGGCCTTTGCAGTCAGCTCAATGGAATCACCAAAGCTTATTCTCGATACTTCGGTGATGCTTTTCTCGTTTGTGTCGTTGGGAAAATGGGCGGAAAGCCGGGCCAAGGGAAATACATCCACAGCATTATCCAAGTTGCTTTCCCTCACCCCGGATAAGTGTGTCATTGTGGCCAATCCGGAGTCTTTCAAGGGTCTTGACAAGTCTGTCACGTCGGGTGAGCAGAATTCGGCATTAAGCGGTATTGTTCAGCGGGAAATACCGGTGGACTTGTTGCAGAAATCTGATATCGTGATTATTCTTCCTGGGTCTTCGATTCCCGCCGATGGTGTTTGTATTTTTGGCGAATCCGATGTTGACGAATCACTTCTCACCGGAGAATCGCTTCCTGTGGTGAAAAAAGTGGGCTCAAAGCTCATTGGTGGTTCTGTGAACGTCACCTCCACTATGTACATGTCGGTCGAACTTGTTGGGCAAGACACACAATTGCAGCAGATTGTGAATCTTGTGAAAGATGCACAGATGAGAAAGGCACCCGTGCAGAGGTTTGCAGATGCAATTGCAGCCAAATTTGTGCCAACGATCCTCTCTCTTTCACTATTCACGTTCTTTTTCTGGTGTTTCTACACCTGGGTTGCACACCTGGACGATATCCCAGCCACATTCAAGAGCAAAAGCGGCGATCACGTGATGTTCTCCAAGATTCTCCAGGTTGCAATCTCTGTAATTGTTGTCGCATGTCCTTGCGCACTTGGACTTGCTGCTCCTACTGCAGTTATGGTTGGTACTGGAGTTGGAGCCACGAATGGAATTTTGATCAAAGGTGGTGAAGTGTTGGAGTCAACGAGCGGATTGGATACCGTTGTTTTTGACAAGACAGGCACCATCACTGCTGGAAAAATGACACTTGCAGACCACAAGTTTTTTGGGGCTTTGAGTCTGAAGGAAGAGATTCTTTGGAGCATGCTATATGCCGTTGAGCAGAATAGTGAGCATCCGGTTGCAAAGGCAATTGTTAGCGGTGTGAAGGATGTGATGGAGCAAAACAGCCTTGTGGATCCGGCTTTGGTGTCAATTGAAGGTCTCGAGGCAAAAGGCGGTCTTGGAATTACAGCTATAGTTAGAGTTGCAGGTGAGGACAGTTCTAGGCAGCTGAGAATTGGTAGTGAAAAGCTTTTTAGCGACACGAAGCTCAAGGGAGAGACTGATTTCGAGAATATGGCTGGTGCAATGCGTAATGAGCATATTGGCACGGTTTGCCACATATCTGTGGACAACGAGTATTGCGGATATATGGAGTTTAAGGACACGATACGGCAGGATGCAACTGCAACTATAAATGCATTGCAATCGAACGGTTACAGTGTTGCGATGGTTACAGGCGATAATGCACGCACAGCCCAGTATGTAGCTGCCAAAGTTGGTATTCCAACCTCTAACGTGTTTGCAAGCTCGTCTCCCGAGCAGAAAATTCAGTATGTTGAACTTTTGCAGCAGCAAGGCCATACTGTGGCTTTTGTGGGTGATGGAATCAACGATGCTCCAGCTTTGGTGGAGGCAGATGTTGGAATAGCTGTTGCCACGGGAACGGATGTGGCGATGTCATCTGCAGACATAGTGTTGCTTTCTTCGGAGAAAGATGAGTCTATTGTGGCTAATTCGTCGATGTCTTCTGTTTTCAACGCACTAGAAATATCCAAGAAGACCTTTCAGGTTATACGCACGAACTTCGTTCTTGCAATCATTTACAACTTGGTGATGGTTCCGCTTGCCATGGGATTCTTGATTGTTCCATTCGGCCTCCACATGCATCCAATGTTTGCATCAGCTGCCATGGCATGTTCTTCTGTGAGTGTTGTGACGAACTCGCTTTTGCTTAAGAGGTGGAGACCCGTTGATGTTCTTTCTGTGCATGGTACAGCGCTGGTTTGTGACGAGGAGGCGAATGTGGAAAATTCTGGGATTGCCGAATCGCTTGATGTTTCTAACTTTAAAACCAGCAAGGGGAAGAAGGACGTCGGATTGTTTTCGAGATTGAGAAGAGCATTTGGACGAAAGAGGAGACCTAACAGTGAGGAATACGAGATGATTTCCAGTTGAGACATTCGGGGATTAATGTTTTCAGTTATGTTTGTTTCATGTTTGGTCTTTTCTTAATTGTATTATATCCACTTTCTACCGTTCCACCTAGCTTCTgctatatttatatttatttttatgttAATTGTATGGCTATTGTAATGTGTCGTTTGTATTATTGATATCACAGTTTACTTTCCTTTCTACACTTTCCATTTACCTTCCATTCCACACTCTCCATCCTAcatatttcatctctttACTTATATTTCTATGTATGTTGGTATATACTGGTTCAATCACCTTCATAATTTCCAGTCCCCCTTTATATTTCTATGTTGACACAAGGTGAGCGATTTCTCCCCCTCCCTTGATCCTTCATTCCTCCTTTCTATATTTCTACATGTCAATGTTACACGTCCCATTCATGCTCTGCCTACTTGACATTTCCCATCTGCCTGTCAAACGGATTCCGCTCAAGATCGTGAGCATTCATTGCCGTACTCTGGGCATTTGTTGCATTAGGCAGCACTGCCGAGGCCGCAGCCGGGCCGATCGATGCGGCTAAAGGTGTAGTAAGCGGCGTTTTCATTGGAGAACGCTCCGCATGCATCGAGGAGGCAGCCTTCATGTCAAGAATATGCTGCTGCATCGATACACTATCTTTCACTTCAGCCTGAGTTTTTTTCGCAAGAGATCTGGGAGAGAGAATTGCACTAGAAGGGGGCGGAACAGGTGAGCTGCGGCCTAAAGTGGCAATCTGTGTGATCTGTGGCTTGGAAGTACGCAAAGGGGTCCGGGAACGATGCTGTTGTTGGCCTGTCAAGTACTGGAAGTTTGTCATTGAAGGAATTGACGACAAGCTGGGCTGCTCGACGAGATTTGAGCCCGAGGATGTATTGTTCATGACTGTTTTTTTCAACGTACTTGTCTCCAAGCAGATAGTCAACTCCTTAGTTGCCCTGGTCAAGTTCGAAAGTGCTCCCCGCACTTCGTTTAATGCCGGAATGTCGTGGATCGCCCCTTTGGTAGCAGCCAGCACGTTGATGATCGACTTGAGGAAAAGATTTGTTTCCTCATACAGCCGCTTCTGGCTCTCATCA
It includes:
- a CDS encoding uncharacterized protein (BUSCO:EOG092609YT); this encodes MTTKYKTHILVGGMTCSACTNSVTNALQSVEGVDSAEVSLMTEDAVVVHTSLVKPEVLKDAVEDVGFEATLVKTEELEDEKSHFSNEDDNSNLKTSLTIGGMMCSACVNTITKALKDVEGVKSVNVSLITEEAVVEHTQEVKPENLASVVEDVGFEATVKSTASENETSAHNHNASVDKQSVTIQVFGMTCSNCSNIIEKQVSQLPGVISCTVSLSTNEAYIEFKPSLTGIRNIVDTIEDCGFDVNIDNGVDKSTQLELLSKVKDIQYWKNNFFKLLLFGVPIIFLETIFPLIRSKCHMQLNIGHGLYLDVLVEFILGTYVQFWLGRRFYINSYKAFKHGSGTMDTLICTSTSIVYIYSVFIIIQAFAVSSMESPKLILDTSVMLFSFVSLGKWAESRAKGNTSTALSKLLSLTPDKCVIVANPESFKGLDKSVTSGEQNSALSGIVQREIPVDLLQKSDIVIILPGSSIPADGVCIFGESDVDESLLTGESLPVVKKVGSKLIGGSVNVTSTMYMSVELVGQDTQLQQIVNLVKDAQMRKAPVQRFADAIAAKFVPTILSLSLFTFFFWCFYTWVAHLDDIPATFKSKSGDHVMFSKILQVAISVIVVACPCALGLAAPTAVMVGTGVGATNGILIKGGEVLESTSGLDTVVFDKTGTITAGKMTLADHKFFGALSLKEEILWSMLYAVEQNSEHPVAKAIVSGVKDVMEQNSLVDPALVSIEGLEAKGGLGITAIVRVAGEDSSRQLRIGSEKLFSDTKLKGETDFENMAGAMRNEHIGTVCHISVDNEYCGYMEFKDTIRQDATATINALQSNGYSVAMVTGDNARTAQYVAAKVGIPTSNVFASSSPEQKIQYVELLQQQGHTVAFVGDGINDAPALVEADVGIAVATGTDVAMSSADIVLLSSEKDESIVANSSMSSVFNALEISKKTFQVIRTNFVLAIIYNLVMVPLAMGFLIVPFGLHMHPMFASAAMACSSVSVVTNSLLLKRWRPVDVLSVHGTALVCDEEANVENSGIAESLDVSNFKTSKGKKDVGLFSRLRRAFGRKRRPNSEEYEMISS